Proteins encoded by one window of Geothermobacter hydrogeniphilus:
- the prmC gene encoding peptide chain release factor N(5)-glutamine methyltransferase: protein MTEPWTLLKVLQWTASHLKSRGVENGRLDAELLLCDLLDLDRVGLYLNFDRPLQQSELAAYRERVRRRAQREPLQHIIGHTGFWTLDLQVGPEALVPRADTEILVEEALKRLPDSAAAVLDVGTGSGCIALALAGEKPALRLTGLDRSGAALQLAARNAESTGLAERITWLTGDLRDLPSGPWRMIVSNPPYIPNADLSGLMPEVRDFEPVEALDGGPDGLDAYRALAGQTDCLAAGGWLLVEIGIGQAEAVRGLFAAAGLDELFVRDDYAGIPRVVGGRKKHQHSA from the coding sequence TTGACAGAACCCTGGACGCTTCTCAAGGTCCTGCAATGGACGGCCTCGCATCTTAAATCCAGGGGTGTCGAGAATGGCCGTCTTGATGCCGAACTGCTGTTGTGCGATCTTCTCGATCTTGACCGGGTCGGTCTCTACCTGAATTTCGATCGTCCTCTGCAGCAGAGCGAACTGGCGGCCTATCGCGAGAGGGTGCGGCGCCGGGCTCAGCGTGAACCGTTGCAGCACATTATCGGCCATACCGGCTTCTGGACCCTTGATCTTCAGGTTGGACCGGAGGCGCTGGTACCGCGGGCCGATACCGAGATTCTGGTTGAAGAGGCCCTGAAGCGGCTCCCCGACAGCGCCGCTGCGGTTCTCGATGTCGGTACCGGCAGCGGCTGCATCGCCCTGGCACTGGCCGGTGAGAAGCCTGCGTTGCGTCTGACCGGTCTCGATCGTTCGGGTGCGGCTCTGCAGTTGGCGGCTCGCAATGCCGAGTCGACCGGTCTGGCGGAGCGGATCACCTGGCTGACCGGGGATCTGCGGGATCTGCCGTCGGGGCCGTGGAGGATGATCGTCAGCAATCCGCCTTATATCCCGAACGCGGATCTGTCCGGGTTGATGCCCGAGGTCAGGGATTTCGAACCGGTCGAGGCGCTCGACGGCGGTCCCGACGGACTCGACGCCTACCGTGCGCTGGCCGGTCAGACCGATTGCCTGGCGGCCGGCGGCTGGCTGCTGGTCGAAATCGGCATCGGCCAGGCCGAAGCGGTTCGGGGCCTGTTCGCCGCGGCCGGGCTGGATGAACTCTTTGTCCGTGACGACTATGCCGGTATTCCCCGCGTCGTCGGCGGCCGGAAAAAACATCAGCACTCAGCATAG